A section of the Devosia rhizoryzae genome encodes:
- a CDS encoding BolA family protein: MSMADRIKTKLTERFHPLLLEVIDDSHRHHGHAGWQEGGETHFRVRIATRDFDGLSRVAQHRAVMSELDDELKERVHALNIEVVPADKT, translated from the coding sequence ATGTCCATGGCGGACAGAATCAAAACCAAACTTACCGAACGCTTCCATCCCCTCCTTTTGGAGGTGATCGATGACTCTCATCGCCACCATGGCCATGCCGGATGGCAGGAAGGCGGCGAAACCCATTTTCGCGTCAGAATCGCGACCCGGGATTTTGACGGGCTAAGCCGCGTCGCGCAACACCGCGCGGTCATGAGCGAACTCGACGATGAGTTGAAGGAGCGCGTGCACGCCCTCAATATCGAAGTGGTCCCCGCAGACAAGACCTAG
- a CDS encoding DUF378 domain-containing protein, with translation MKALNLVTLLLIIIGGINWLLVGAFQFDLVAAIFGGQDGALARIVYVLVGLSAIYQLIPFSKAFQTGEVVAERGRL, from the coding sequence ATGAAGGCGCTTAATCTCGTTACTCTTCTTCTGATCATCATCGGCGGCATCAACTGGCTTCTGGTCGGCGCATTCCAGTTCGATCTGGTCGCTGCCATCTTTGGCGGCCAGGACGGTGCCCTTGCCCGCATCGTTTACGTCCTGGTCGGCCTTTCGGCCATCTACCAGCTCATTCCCTTCTCCAAGGCCTTCCAGACCGGCGAAGTCGTCGCCGAGCGCGGCCGCCTCTAA